A single region of the Salmo salar chromosome ssa16, Ssal_v3.1, whole genome shotgun sequence genome encodes:
- the LOC106573625 gene encoding kelch-like protein 25 → MSVSVHENRKSRTSTGSMNISLFHKPSHPDSVLTHLNTLRKQCMFTDVTLWAGDRSFPCHRAVLAACSRYFEAMFSGGLRETLDNEVNFRDSVHPEVLELLLDFAYSSRVIINEENAESLLEAGDMLQFHDIRDAAAEFLEKNLHLSNCLGMMLLSDAHQCKQLYELSWRMCLVHFEALRDTEDFYGLNKDKLLDLILSDELEIEDEHIVFNAVMRWVRYDLDGRRDYLPELLGGIRLALLPSECLIEAVACEELVMSDKRSRQIVEEAMQCKKKILQNDGVVTSPCARPRKAGHTLLILGGQTFMCDKIYQVDHKAKEIIPKSDLPSPRKEFSACAIGCKVYVTGGRGSENGVSKDVWIYDTVHEEWSKGAPMLIARFGHGSAELENWLYVVGGHTAIAGIFPASPSVSLKQVERYDPLTNKWTMMAPLRDGVSNAAVVSAKLKLFVFGGTTIHRDKASKVQCYDPLENRWAIAAECPQPWRYTAAAVLGSQIFIMGGDTEFTAASAYRFDCETNQWSRVGDMTSKRMSCHAVASGNKLYVVGGYFGTQRCKTLDCYDPTSDSWNSITTVPYSLIPTAFVSTWKHLPA, encoded by the coding sequence ATGTCAGTCAGCGTCCACGAAAACCGTAAGTCCCGGACCAGCACGGGCTCCATGAACATCTCTCTGTTCCATAAGCCTTCACATCCAGACAGCGTGCTCACCCACCTCAACACCCTCCGCAAGCAGTGCATGTTCACTGACGTGACGCTGTGGGCGGGGGACCGCTCCTTCCCCTGCCATCGGGCGGTACTAGCCGCATGCAGCCGCTACTTTGAGGCGATGTTCAGCGGCGGGCTCCGTGAGACCCTGGACAACGAGGTGAACTTCAGAGACAGTGTACATCCAGAGGTGTTGGAGCTGCTGCTGGACTTTGCCTACTCGTCACGTGTCATCATCAACGAGGAGAACGCAGAGTCGTTGCTGGAGGCGGGAGACATGCTGCAGTTCCATGACATCAGAGATGCTGCTGCGGAGTTCCTGGAGAAGAACCTGCACTTGTCCAACTGCCTGGGTATGATGCTACTCTCTGATGCCCACCAGTGCAAACAGCTATATGAACTCTCCTGGAGGATGTGCCTGGTGCACTTTGAGGCGTTGCGGGACACAGAGGACTTCTACGGCCTCAACAAAGACAAGCTGCTGGACCTGATCCTCAGCGATGAGCTGGAGATCGAGGACGAGCATATCGTGTTCAACGCTGTGATGCGCTGGGTGCGCTACGACCTGGACGGCCGCAGAGACTACCTCCCTGAGCTGCTGGGTGGCATCCGCCTGGCCCTGCTGCCCTCTGAGTGTCTGATCGAGGCAGTGGCCTGCGAGGAGCTGGTGATGTCAGATAAGAGGAGCCGGCAGATAGTCGAGGAGGCCATGCAGTGCAAGAAGAAGATCCTGCAAAACGATGGGGTGGTCACCAGCCCCTGTGCCCGGCCCCGCAAGGCAGGCCACACGCTGCTCATCCTGGGAGGACAGACCTTCATGTGTGATAAGATCTACCAGGTGGACCACAAAGCCAAGGAGATCATCCCCAAGTCGGACTTGCCAAGTCCCAGGAAAGAGTTCAGTGCCTGTGCAATTGGCTGTAAGGTCTACGTGACTGGGGGGAGGGGTTCTGAGAACGGGGTGTCCAAGGATGTTTGGATCTATGACACGGTCCACGAGGAGTGGTCTAAAGGAGCACCCATGTTGATAGCACGGTTCGGCCATGGTTCGGCTGAACTGGAGAACTGGCTGTATGTGGTGGGTGGCCACACTGCCATAGCAGGCATcttccctgcctccccctcaGTCTCCCTCAAACAAGTAGAGCGGTATGACCCACTCACCAACAAATGGACCATGATGGCGCCACTCAGAGATGGTGTTAGCAATGCAGCAGTGGTCAGCGCCAAGCTAAAGCTGTTTGTGTTTGGTGGCACCACCATACACAGAGACAAGGCCTCCAAGGTGCAGTGCTACGACCCTCTAGAGAACCGCTGGGCCATCGCAGCAGAATGTCCGCAACCGTGGAGATACACAGCCGCTGCTGTTCTGGGCAGCCAGATCTTCATAATGGGCGGAGACACTGAGTTCACCGCCGCCTCCGCCTACCGCTTTGACTGTGAGACCAACCAGTGGTCTCGTGTTGGGGACATGACTTCTAAAAGAATGAGCTGCCATGCGGTGGCCTCTGGAAACAAACTGTACGTGGTGGGGGGCTACTTTGGGACGCAGCGCTGCAAGACTCTAGACTGTTATGACCCCACGTCTGATAGCTGGAACAGTATAACCACAGTGCCTTACTCACTAATTCCCACTGCGTTCGTAAGCACCTGGAAACATCTACCTGCCTAG